From the Niveibacterium microcysteis genome, the window GCAACCGCCTCAGCCTGCGCCAAATCCAGCTTGTCGTTGAGGAATGCCCGCTCGGTGAATTCACCCGGCCGCGCCAAACGAGCGCCCAATTCGATACAACGACTGAGCAACATGCGCATTACCACCGGACCACCGTGGCCCTGAAGTTCGAGCACATCCTCTCCGGTATAGGAATTCGGTCCGGGGAAGAAAAGCATGAGGCCGGCATCAATCGGCCGGCCTTCAGCGTCGAGGAACTTCGCGAAATGCGCAAGCCGCGGTGTCGGCTGCTTTCCGGTAAGCGCCAGTGCAAAGGCGGCCAATTGGCCGCCCGACACTCTCACCACGCCGATGCCACCGCGCCCTGGCGCAGTGGCAATCGCCGCTATTGACTCAGCTGTTCGCAGGTTTCGCGCCACTGTCGAACATCCGGGTGATATACCACTGCTGACCGATCGACAGCATGTTGTTCACCACCCAGTACAGCACCAGACCGGACGGGAACCACGCCATCATCACCGTAAAGAAGATCGGCATGAACATCATGACCTTCTGCTGCACCGGATCCGGCGACGAGGGCGACAGCTTCATCTGCACCAAGCTCGTCACACCCATGATGATCGGCAGAATGAAGTACGGATCCTTGATTGAAAGATCGGTGATCCAGCCAAGCCACGGCGCCTGACGCATCTCCACCGCACCCAGCAGAACCCAGTACAAGGCGATGAAGACTGGCATCTGAATCAGCATCGGCCAGCAGCCACCCATCGGGTTGACCTTCTCCTTCTTGTACAGCTCCATCATCTCCTGGTTCATCTTCATCCGGTCATCCTTGTACTGCTCCTGGATCCGCTTCATGCGCGGCATGACCGTCTTCATCTTGGCCATGGACTTGTAGGACGCCGCCGACAGCGGGAAGAACGCCAGCTTGATCAGCACCGTCAGCAGGATGATCGCCCAGCCCCAGTTGCCGACCAGCTTGTGCAGCCACGACAGGCCCCAGAAGATCGGCGCGGCGATCACCGTCAGCCAACCATAGTCGACAACCAGATCGAGACCCGGCGCCAGGTCAGACAACTCACGCTGTTCTTGCGGACCCGCGTAGAGCGGCACCGACACCGTCGCCTTCTGACCCGCTGCGATCTGGGGCAAAGGCTGGATCAGACCAGCTGCGACAAGATCACCGTCCAGCGGACGGGCAAAGAACTCGCGCTGGCCCTGCTTGGGCGCATAGGCCGAAACAAAGTAATGCTGAACCATCGCCACCCAACCATCGGGTGCAGTCTTCGGCAACTTCGCCTCGCCCTTGCCGATCGTCTTGAAATCGACCTTCTTGTACTTCTCAGCATCGGTGTAGAAAGCCGGCCCGGTATAGGTCTGCGCACCGCCAAAGAAGCCCGCCGTATTCTCGGCGGCCTTCGTGTCGCGGGTCAGCTGATAGTAGGAGTGGCCGGCCACAGCCGCATTGCCGCCGTTCGCAATCTCGTAAGCAACGTCGATGACATGGCTGCCGCGGTGGAACGTCAGCACCTTCGCGACCTTCACACCGTTCTGCTCAGGCGC encodes:
- the yidC gene encoding membrane protein insertase YidC yields the protein MDNRRLILLVIFSMSLVMLWDAWLKHNQPKPVAGPSVTQSATPTPTASGQVAAPAAAPNGATTAERAKAPKLTVETDTVRAQISALGGDLVRLELLKHGANNDRTKPFVLFEEGGAHSYIAQSGLIGAGLPNHKTVFALPSADKLVLKDGEQALSVRLEAPEQNGVKVAKVLTFHRGSHVIDVAYEIANGGNAAVAGHSYYQLTRDTKAAENTAGFFGGAQTYTGPAFYTDAEKYKKVDFKTIGKGEAKLPKTAPDGWVAMVQHYFVSAYAPKQGQREFFARPLDGDLVAAGLIQPLPQIAAGQKATVSVPLYAGPQEQRELSDLAPGLDLVVDYGWLTVIAAPIFWGLSWLHKLVGNWGWAIILLTVLIKLAFFPLSAASYKSMAKMKTVMPRMKRIQEQYKDDRMKMNQEMMELYKKEKVNPMGGCWPMLIQMPVFIALYWVLLGAVEMRQAPWLGWITDLSIKDPYFILPIIMGVTSLVQMKLSPSSPDPVQQKVMMFMPIFFTVMMAWFPSGLVLYWVVNNMLSIGQQWYITRMFDSGAKPANS